The Pseudomonas nunensis genome includes the window TTTGATGAACCCATGCCAGTCATGTTGAAAATCAACTCGGTCGCGCGGCCGTTGATCGCAATGTAATAGTCAACCCAGGGCAACGCTGAACACTGGCGGTAACGGCTGTGTTGTCTCGGCGACGTTCACGACGAACATTTGCCCGGCAGTCGAAATAGCCAAGGATGAAAGGCACGACATCAAACCGAAGGCTGGCATAGCACCGCCCTCGCCCGCGCCCAGAGTTGCAGGCGATCCTCGAGTCCGTTCAGGTCACCGTTGATCCGCCGGGTGATGCTGTTGAACTGGTCGCGATCGGCCAGCTCATTCAGGCCGTTCTGCTCCCAGAACCACGCGGCGGACTCGGCGGCCCATTGCGGTTGTTCCAGCAGTTCAGGCAGCGACAGCAGACGCTCATCGCCAAACAGGCCGAGGCTGCACTGGCGGTAGTTGTTGTGCCCGGTGATCTGGATCAGGCCCCGGCCACGGTACTTCTGGCCGTCGCCATCGGCTTCTGGCGTGTTACCCAATCGCAACGCCAGGGTGCCAGTGTCGTATTTGCTCAGGTATTGGTTGTTGCCCAGTTCACGCACGTACTGCAATTGCCCGGATTCATGGCCGACTTGGGCGAGGAACGCGGCGATGCGTTTCGGGGTGTTGATGTTGCGGTGGGTCATGGCGGTGTTAAGGGCGGAAATAAAAACGCCCGCTTGGGAGCGGGCGTTGGGCAATATTTGTTGTAGCTGAGATGAAGTGAGGGGCATGGGTCATGTTCCATTGGCCGATGTTTTTAGCCAAACCGGCGCCAGGGGTTTGCTGAAGTCGTTTGGAAAATTGGCCATCGAGGGCCAGTCGCGCAGATCCTGCCGGTAATCCAGCAGTTCATGATATTCATCGCTGCTCAAGGTCATCGGCGTTCCGGCTGCTTGCTCATCGCGATCACGGTCGACCAGCCATTGGCTGGCGGCCAATTCTTGATCCCGCCAGTTTCGGGCAACTTTCGCGACCTGCGGTGCGCCCTCCTGCACGGCAGGTAGCGGCACGCCACCGTTCGCCAGCCATTGCTGGTATTCATCCCAGAAACGGTGATGAAGAGGTACGGTCGCGCCATCAGGCAGACGGATGACAGTGTCCGGGTCTTTAGTCAGTTGATAGCTCATAAGAAAACCTCCTTAAAGTTCGGCGTCGGCGGTGGCGTGGATGTAGTAAGTCTGAGTAATCAGACCGGTATCGGAGTTATCCACCCAGACGCCGCGAGTCGAAGCACCGAGTGTTCGAGCATTCCCTGACGACACTTCATCGCTTCCTGAACGCCATTGCCCTGCGCTTCCTTTCGGCGTGGTGGCGTACAAACTGAAACTTGGAATAGCTCTCTTCTCGACCTTGAAAGTCCACTGAGCCAAGGGCTGCGAGGCGAACCCCGTTTGCCCCTGTTTCACTGTGGATAACAGTGCACCGTAAGGACCTGCCATGTTTCCCGGAGGCAGATCCTGACTGTAGGTTTTTTCAAAGTAACGCTGGCACATCATCAACTCGTCGCCAGGACTACGCAGTTCGAACGGCGTCGACACTCGCCCCTCTTCCAACTGGATTTGCGCCAGGTCGATAACCTGCAAAACACTCAAAGGCAGATCGAAAGACAGCCGCAGAAAGTCATTGCCACTGCTTCCCAATGTCTTACCCGCCAAGGACGGTATTTGAATCGTGGCACTGTATCGGGACCACGTCGTCTTGAGCTGAAAGCTGCCCACCGGCGTCACCGTATCTGCACTACCACCCACACCGAAATACTGTGCGATCGTCACATTGAGCTGACGCGCCGTGTCGGCCTTGGCCCAGAACGTCAACGTCGCGGTTTTTCCCGCCAGGGTCCTAACCGACTCAATGGCCTGGGAGATTTTATGCACGTTGGCGCCAACCCCCGCGGTGATTTGCTGCCAACGCATGAAGTAACGGGGTTCATTGGGGACATCGGTCTGACCCAATGCAAAGTTCTGCCGGGAAATATTCACCCCGGCATTCCCGTTCCAGTCACAACGAAAACGGTCAGCGATATAGGCCCCGGTGTAAGGCCCCAGGTTGGCGGTC containing:
- a CDS encoding glycoside hydrolase family 19 protein; this encodes MPLTSSQLQQILPNARSQAGVFISALNTAMTHRNINTPKRIAAFLAQVGHESGQLQYVRELGNNQYLSKYDTGTLALRLGNTPEADGDGQKYRGRGLIQITGHNNYRQCSLGLFGDERLLSLPELLEQPQWAAESAAWFWEQNGLNELADRDQFNSITRRINGDLNGLEDRLQLWARARAVLCQPSV
- a CDS encoding phage tail assembly chaperone, yielding MSYQLTKDPDTVIRLPDGATVPLHHRFWDEYQQWLANGGVPLPAVQEGAPQVAKVARNWRDQELAASQWLVDRDRDEQAAGTPMTLSSDEYHELLDYRQDLRDWPSMANFPNDFSKPLAPVWLKTSANGT